The window TTTGTTTTATCGAAAAAATCTTTGAAATTATATAAATCTGTGCCTTGTGCTTTAATTGTTATTTTTTTATTAATTACTCATGTTTTATAAGTGCTATTTTCTTTTATTTTTTGTCCATATGTTGTTATTAAGTTTCTAATTTTTTCTTGTTTATCCTGATTATTTTGCAATTCTTTTGTAAATTGGAAAGTAAAATCGTTTAAGTTTTTTAATTCTGGTAATTTTTCATTTAGATTGCTATTATCTTTTTTATATATGTTAACCTCTGAAATACTATTTGTTGAATTTAAAACCCAAAAATTCACTTTTTCTAAATTTTTAATTTCAAAATTATAAACTTTATTACTTTGTCTTTTACTTCTAATTAATGAATTTGTTGTTGTTTTGTCATTGTTAATGTTTTGCGGAATGGTAAAAATGTTATTGAAACTAATAATTAACACGGTAAATATTTTCATAAACATTTTTATCACTCCTTTTTAAAATATTTTATTTTTCATTGTTCTTTTTTCTTTAATTTTTTTAGTAAATTACTCAATGCTACAGTTTATAATTACCGCTATTGTAACGAATATATCTAAATATCCCAGTATCATAAGTGAAATTAATGCTTCAAATTTTTCATATAATAATTTCAAATCATTAATTTCCAATTTTAAAAATGGAATGAAAAGATAGTAATCATAAAAATGTAAGGTAAAATTCTTCATCAATATTTTTTTAAAGAATTAATGAGTTTGTTTGATTTCATTTTTTAAGGCTCTTTTTTCTTTAATTTTTTGAATAATAAAGCGGATTAATTTTTCAAATTTAATTGCAAAATATATTGCTCCGCCTCATCAAAAAACAAATATTCCTGCTAGCATAGCATAATACCACTATTGAACTTGCCGAAGAAATCAACCATCTGTTTATTCATAAAATCATTAAATTCGTTACTTGTTCCGGTTATTCATTTAGTATCAATTACTGTTAATGCACAAAGTAATAAGCTTATAAAGATGAAAATGATACTTAATACTATTTTTTAACCACTGTTTTTTAAAAGAATTTTTAATTCTTAATTTTAACGGCGTTTTTTCTTTTGAATTATCTTTTTTAAATAATTTTACTAAAAGTTTTTTCATTTTAATTCTTCTTTCATATTTTTTATCGTCCTTTAATCACAATAAATAAGGCAATAAGTACACAAGTAACACCAAGAATAGTAAAGATTGGATGTTGCGAAAATGTTCGTGCCATTGGTTTAAATAGTTCTAAAATTGTTAAATTGCTCGTAATAAACTTTTGGAAATTCGCAAGCCCCTCACTAATATAGTTTGTTAAAGTTTCAAAATGACTACCAGCTAATAGTCCAAGAACAGTTATTAAGATAAAAATAATAATTAGTTTAAACATTGTTAGTTACCTTGTTTTGTTTTTATTGGTTTTATTTGTTTTTTAGCTTTTCCTCACGCACTTAACCGCCCTTTATTTTTAACCGCATATTGGCGTTGTTTTTCTAAATTAACTTGTTGAATACCAAATCCAAGAATAATTGCCATAAGAAATTCTACAGCCAGCGTTAAGAACAAGGGAAATATTAGTTGAATTTTTGTTCCCGGCACTTCAAGACTTCAAATTAAATCAAAAACTTTATAAAGCATTTGGGCAAGAAAATCGGCCATTTTTGCGAGATTTTCCATTTTTTATTGTTCCTTTTCTTTCATTTTTCTTAAAAATTTGCTAAATTTATCCATTTTTAAGTATTCTAAGTCTTCTAAATCAATTGCCGTATCAGTTATAGTATTTATCTTCATAATCAGGATTTACTTTTGAATTTAAGTAATCTCTTAAAAATGCTAGGTAAAAAGAATTGTAAGTATTAAGTATTGGTAGGGGAATTTTTAGTTTAAAAAAATAAATATCAAGTTCAGGAATATCACGATATTTAATGCGACGACCTTTTTTGCTATTTTTAGCATCAATTAAGGTGTTTCGTCAGCGTTCATATTCTTCAATGCTCGTAAAGGTACCATAAATGACTTTTAAGTAGGGGCGAAAAATATTAACTGGTTTTTTGCGAATCCCCACAATCACATTATTAGCAATATCACGAACTTTAACTCAAATATGTTTATCTCTTTGACCGCTAGCGAGAACAATATGACCAAAATGCCGTGCCAGAGCGAAATATTCTTGAATACCGGTTTCTTCGTTTTTGGTATTATTTTTTTCTCAATCAGTTCCTTCTAAAAATAAGTTGGTTTCATCTCACAAAAGTAAGGTTTTATCTGGCAATACCGGATAATCAAAGTCTAATAATCCCATATGACCTAAACTTAATTTTTGGGTTTCTAGTAATGGAAATGTTGATGCGATATGATATTTTTTCTTTTTTAGTAATTTTGATGCGTATACTAGAAAAGCAGTTTTTCCAGTTCCTAATGAACCAATCACAATATTTAATGGTGAATTTTTTAAGAAATTAATAACTTTGTTAATTTGTGTTAAATTACTGATTTTAAAAAGAAAAATTAAAATACAACCTGCTAAAAACAAATAGCTTACAATGTTTTTAAAATAACCGTTGTAAATATATCAAATTGCTCCGCAATGTCATAAAATTAAAAATGAGGTGCGATTCAATTCAATAAAATGGTTATTTTTTTCTATTATTCATTTGCAAAATTTCATCTTGCACCTCACTTTATTTTTTTGTTAGCGTACTGCTCCAAGTAGTTTTTCAAACATTTTAAAGCAAATAAAGAATATTGCCAAAATAAATGGAAAAATGAATATTCAGTAATCAGCAAAGAAGTTACCGACTTGTGGCATATTAACAGCAATAATTTCTCACATTTTAGTAAACGCTGTTATAATCGCATTTCATAATTTAGTCATCGCGTCACTAGCTGTTATTTTTGTTACTGCTGGTGCTTCTGTTAAGAAAATTCCAAACATATAATCACCCCCTTTCTTTTTAAAACATTCATCATTTATATTCAAAGTTTTTCTTAAATTTGTTAAAACCACGATTAACCTTAACACGGTTATATTTTTTTCTAATTAATTTTGAATTTCTTTGGGAATGCATCAAAATGTAACTTCTTGACATTAATTTTGCCTCTATCTAAATACTGATATGGTTTTTCAAAGTAGCATTAGAATAAATCACACCATAATCGCTGTTAAGAATCAAAAAGCAATGTTTGCTATTAAAAGTCAAAGTGGTGCTTCGGTTAATTTAATTTCTTTACCACCAGTAATGTGAGCCGGAATAGTTGTAATTTGAATAAATAAATCTCAGAAAGTTTGTTTAATTTGTTCTCAATTAAATTCTTTTAAGTTTATTGTCATTTTTTATCTCCCAAAAATCATTTTTATTGGTAAATACATAATTGAAATTAATGCGAAAAGAAAAGTAATGATAATAATTAATCCGACAATAAACGCAACCTGTGCAGGCATTTTTTCTATCGGAACAAACAGTTTTAAAAATTCCATAATAATTTTTCAAAACATTATTTTTTATCCTCGTTATTTTCTTTTAAATTAGGAGCTTTAACCCATTCTTCAAAGCGAGCAATAAATACTTTTTCGTCTTTTGTGAAATTACCAGTATTATTTTTAATGACATTTTTATATTTAATTCTAATTTTTATTTTGGCATAAATTTTATAAGCAAAATATGCCAATAGCATTATGCAAATGATAATAAATATTATTCCAATCGCAATATTCATTTTTAAACTCCTTTAAAATAGTTATAATTTGTATCTTTTTTGTTGTTTTCTTTTTCGGCAATGAAGAAGCCTAATAATTCTTGCCCCTTAATTAATTTGATTTCTTTTTCTTTTTGATTAATCGAAATTACTTGATATTTACTATCTTTTATTATTCCAATGCAAATTGAATTTTCGTATTTTCCTTTATAAACAAATCGCTTTGGAAACCAAATGCCGATTTGTTCATTAAATCACGGAATTTTTGGTGCGTTAATAAGCATTGCGTTTTGTGTTTCTTTTAAAAGATATTTTTTAGTATTTAAGAAAATGTTTTCAATGTTTTTCATAATAAATTACCTTTCTTATGAATAAACTAAGTTATGTTAACTTAGTTTTTTAAACACTTATATATCGCAGATTTAAGTGTTTAACAAGCTTTGTTAGTAAATTTTGTTTTTTTTAATTAGATAAAGATTTTAATAATTTTAAACTTAGTATATCCCTATATAGAAATTTCTACACTTTAATGTCCGCATCCTACCCTTGGAACTAATTTAATAGCGTGTATATTTTTAGGAAATCCACCCATTCATTTTTTTATTGCAAAACGAAACAAATTGCTATAGCTAATAGGATGTTATCTATTAACTGGTAAACTTCTTTTGGTTATGGCGACCACCCACAATTTATCGTGCTTTAATACATACCAACATTATTAATTCACTTGTATTTAATTTTCAAAGAACAAATTTTTAACATCTTATAAAATAAAAAGACAATCATTGCTGACTGTCTTAATACTTATTCAAATATTTTCCCACCTAACAAAACTTTATGCGTCCAAAATAGAAGAATTAAAAAAGAGATTTCGTCGCGGAAGAACCAATAAATTATCATTAGAAAATCGTATTTTAATGACTTTAGAATATTGAAGAGAATATAGAACTTATTTTCATATTACAAAAAGTTATGATATTAGTGAAAGTAGTTGTTATAGAAATATCAAATGAATTGAAGACACTTTAATAAAACACCCTAATTTTCAACAACTTACTGGTCAAAAATCACTATTAAAAGATTATTTCAAAGATAAGACTGTTATAATTGATGTAACTGAAAGCCAAATCCAACGCCCAAAAAAAGACAAAAACAGCACTACTCAGGAAAAAAGAAAAAACACACAATAAAAACACAAGTTATAATTGAAAAAGATAGTAAAAAAATTATTAGTTCTGATTTTTCTTATGGTAAAAACCATGACTTTAAAATTTTAAAAGATTCAAAAATTAAATTTTTACCAGAAACAACTGTTTTAGTGGATTTAGGTTATCAAGGCATACAAAAAATTAATCATAATGTTTTAATTCCTAAAAGAAAATCAAAGAAAAACCCTTTAAATAAAGAAGAAAAGCAAAATAATGAGCGAATTTCAAAAATGAGAATTGTTATTGAAAATGTTTTTGCTATACTTAAAAAATTTAAAATTATTTTTTAATTTTGTCGAAAACTCTTGATAAAATAAAAAAAATCATCAACTTGATAATTTTAAAAGGCTTTTATGTAAAATTACTATTTTTACTTTAACTTTTTTTATACATTAAAATATAATACCGCTGTTTGTTGATTTGGAGTTAAACCCTTATGTTGGTATTTTCATTTTCAGAGATTTAAATAATTTTGAATATTAGTAAAACCTAAACCATGATAATGAATTAAGGCTTCTTTAAGACTAGATTGTAATTTACTGATTTTATTTAAGTTACGATAACTAGCTTCAGGATTAATTGTTGTTTTAGTTACACATAAAGTAGAATTTGTTTGTTTTGCTACTAAAAAATATAATTTTTGCATATCGGAAGTAATAATTGAATTTTCGTTAATTAATTCTTTGTTCATATTTTCAATAACTCATTGTTTTTGTAAACGTTTGGTGTTTGTGGATTTAACATAAATATTGTTATTATTATCAATTGCCATTTGAATACAGCATTTAGTATTAGTTGCGAATGGGTCAAGGTGAATTCTTCGTGGATCAGTTTTATATTTGAAATTTCCTTTATGGATTTCTTTAATAAATGTTTCATCGATTTGGATTTTACCAGATAATTTTTTAAATTTTAATTGGGTATTTTCTAATTGTTTTGATTTCATTAATTTTTGACGATTATATCAAGCAGTTTTTAATGTAGTTTTAATAAAACGAGAAATTGTTTTACTAGATTGCCCCAGCAATGAAATTTGAATCAATAAATTTCATTGTTCATAATTTAAATGACTTCAATAGACTTCTTGCAAAATTAATATGATAATTATAATTTTTAAATTTAAAATAAATATAAAAGTGTTATTAAAATAATTTTTAGATTATTTTTACAAATATTTTGTCATTAAAACATAATAAAAATTATTATTTACAATAAAAAAAGACTGAAATTTTAAATTATCAAATATATTTAAACTAATAGTTGTAAATTATAAATTGAAGCTATTAAATTAAATCTTAAAGCAAATCTTTTTCTACGATTTCGATATTTTTCACTAATAATTTTAAATTTTTTAAGTATAGCAAAAACATTTTCAATAACAATTCTCATTTTTGAAATTCGCTCATTATTTTGCTTTTCTTCTTTATTTAAAGGGTTTTTCTTTGATTTTCTTTTAGGAATTAAAACATTATGATTAATTTTTTGTATGCCTTGATAACCTAAATCCACTAAAACAGTTGTTTCTGGTAAAAATTTAATTTTTGAATCTTTTAAAATTTTAAAGTCATGGTTTTTACCATAAGAAAAATCAGAACTAATAATTTTTTTACTATCTTTTTCAATTATAACTTGTGTTTTTATTGTGTGTTTTTTCTTTTTTCCTGAGTAGTGCTGTTTTTGTCTTTTTTTGGGCGTTGGATTTGGCTTTCAGTTACATCAATTATAACAGTCTTATCTTTGAAATAATCTTTTAATAGTGATTTTTGACCAGTAAGTTGTTGAAAATTAGGGTGTTTTATTAAAGTGTCTTCAATTCATTTGATATTTCTATAACAACTACTTTCACTAATATCATAACTTTTTGCAATATGAAAATAAGTTCTATATTCTCTTCAATATTCTAAAGTCATTAAAATACGATTTTCTAATGATAATTTATTGGTTCTTCCGCGACGAAATCTCTTTTTTAATTCTTCTATTTTTAAAATTTCTAGCATTTTATTAAAAGTAGTATGTTTAATACCAGTTAATCTTAAAAAATTTTTATCACTTATTTGATTATTTTTTTTAAATTTCATTTAAATTCCACCTTTTTATTAAAAACAACAATTCAATTATATTTTAAATTAATTTTGCAAGAAGTCTAATAAATAAAATGATTACGAAAAGCGTCAAAACTTGCACGGCAATTTTTACATAAATATTTTTGTTTTCCTTCTGAATTATGTCCATTTTTAACGCAATGGTAAGATTCACATTTAGGGCATTTAATACCTTGCGCTCTAAATTTTTGATCAATTTCATTTAAACGTTTTTGTTTTTTTATTAATTCTGCTTGTTGTTTGACTTTTTCATAAAATTCTAAAAATTGATCATCTGTTAAAGTATTTACTAGTTCTTGAATTATTTTTTCCATAATTATTATCCACCTCTATCATATTAAAATATACCTAAAATTAAGTATATTCAATAAATATCAAGAGTTTTCGACAAAATTAAAAAAATTATTAGTGAAAAATATCGAAATCGTAGAAAAAGATTTGCTTTAAGATTTAATTTAATAGCTTCAATTTATAATTTACAACTATTAGTTTAAATATATTTGATAATTTAAAATTTCAGTCTTTTTTTATTGTAAATAATAATTTTTATTATGTTTTAATGACAAAATATTTGTAAAAATAATCTAAAAATTATTTTAATAACACTTTTATATTTATTTTAAATTTAAAAATTATAATTATCATATTAATTTTGCAAGAAGTCTATTAAAGAAATCCATAAAGGAAATTTCAAATATAAAACTGATCCACGAAGAATTCACCTTGACCCATTCGCAACTAATACTAAATGCTGTATTCAAATGGCAATTGATAATAATAACAATATTTATGTTTAATCCACAAACACCAAAGGTTTACAAAAACAATGAGTTATTGAAAATATGAACAAAGAATTAATTAACGAAAATTCAATTATTACTTCTGATATGCAAAAATTATATTTTTTAGTAGCAAAACAAACAAATTCTACTTTATGTGTAACTAAAACAACAATTAATCCTGAAGCTAGTTATCGTAACTTAAATAAAATCAGTAAATTACAATCTAGTCTTAAAGAAGCCTTAATTCATTATCATGGTTTAGGTTTTACTAATATTCAAAATTATTTAAATCTCTGAAAATGAAAATACCAACATAAGGGTTTAACTCCAAACCAACAAACAGCGGTATTATATTTTAATGTATAAAAAAGTTAAAGTAAAAATAGTAATTTTACATAAAAGCCTTTTAAAATTATCAAGTTGATGATTTTTTTTATTTTATCAAGAGTTTTCGACAAAATTAAAAAAATAATTGACAATGAGAATGTTTTTTTATATTATTATAAAGTCCTAAATTAAATGGGTTGTTAGCTCAGCTGGGAGAGCACTCGCCTTACAAGCGAGCGGTCGGCGGTTCAATCCCGTCACAACCCACCATTTGCTGGCTTAGCTCAGCAGGCAGAGCAACCGCCTTGTAAGCGGTAGGTCGTAGGTTCAATTCCTATAGCCAGCACCATAAATTATTTGGAGGGATAGTGAAGTGGCTAAACACGGTTGGCTGTAAACCAACTCCTAGGGTTCGGGGGTTCGAATCCCTCTCCCTCCACCATAATGTTGGGGTGTAGCCAAGTGGTAAGGCAAAGGACTTTGACTCCTTGATGCGGTGGTTCAAATCCACCCTCCCCAGCCAAATTTAATATGCTCCGTTAGCTCAGTCGGTAGAGCATCTGGCTTTTAACCAGAGGGTCGCAAGTTCGAGCCTTGCACGGGGTACCATTAGTGCCTAAGTGGTGGAATTGGTAGACACGCTGGATTTAAGCTCCAGTAAATGTTAAAGTTTGTGTCGGTTCGAGTCCGACCTTAGGTACCATAAAGAAATTTAAAGCAGAATATTTTTTTAATTTTGTCGAAAACTCTTGATAAAATAAAAAAAATCATCAACTTGATAATTTTAAAAGGCTTTTATGTAAAATTACTATTTTTACTTTAACTTTTTTATACATTAAAATATAATACCGCTGTTTGTTGGTTTGGAGTTAAACCCTTATGTTGGTATTTTCATTTTCAGAGATTTAAATAATTTTGAATATTAGTAAAACCTAAACCATGATAATGAATTAAGGCTTCTTTAAGACTAGATTGTAATTTACTGATTTTATTTAAGTTACGATAACTAGCTTCAGGATTAATTGTTGTTTTAGTTACACATAAAGTAGAATTTGTTTGTTTTGCTACTAAAAAATATAATTTTTGCATATCAGAAGTAATAATTGAATTTTCGTTAATTAATTCTTTGTTCATATTTTCAATAACTCATTGTTTTTGTAAACCTTTGGTGTTTGTGGATTTAACATAAATATTGTTATTATTATCAATTGCCATTTGAATACAGCATTTAGTATTAGTTGCGAATGGGTCAAGGTGAATTCTTCGTGGATCAGTTTTATATTTGAAATTTCCTTTATGGATTTCTTTAATGAATGTTTCATCGATTTGGATTTTACCAGATAATTTTTTAAATTTTAATTGGGTATTTTCTAATTGTTATGATTTCATTAATTTTTGACGATTATATCAAGCAGTTTTTAATGTAGTTTTAATAAAACGAGAAATTGTTTTACTAGATTGCCCCAGCAATGAAATTTGAATCAATAAATTTCATTGTTCATAATTTAAATGACTTCAATAAATAAAATGATTACGAAAAGCGTCAAAACTTGCACGGCAATTTTTACATAAATATTTTTGTTTTCCTTCTGAATTATGTCCATTTTTAACGCAATGGTAAGATTCACATTTAGGGCATTTAATACCTTGCGCTCTAAATTTTTGATCAATTTCATTTAAACGTTTTTGTTTTTTTATTAATTCTGCTTGTTGTTTGACTTTTTCATAAAATTCTAAAAATTGATCATCTGTTAAAGTATTTACTAGTTCTTGAATTATTTTTTTCATAATTATTATCCACCTCTATCATATTAAAAATATACCTAAAATTAAGTATATTCAATAAATATCAAGAGTTTTCGACAAAATTAAAATAAAAAATTATTTTAATGTTGTTTTTATAAGCATTTTACTTAGTTTTTATAACCTTTTATTGAGATTATGTTTGTTAATATTTTGTTTTATTACTTATTTTTCAAATAAAACGATAATTAAATTGTAGTTACTTTTCTTTCAAAATTAATCAAATATTTTTCCACCTAACAAAACTTTACGCGTCCAATTTAATGAATTTAAAATATTGTTTTGGATTGCTTTAGCGCACTCAAATGCATTATTATATTGAAGATAAATATTAGTTGCGTCTAAACAGTATTCATCAATTGAAGTTATTTCTACTTTATTGGTAAAATTATTTACTAATAAATTGAAAATTTTATGTGAATACTCAATATAAAGTTTACGGTTATTGTTAATACAAATTAATGTCGGACATAACGCTTTTGCTTGATATAAGGGCATGGCGGTTTTAATATTATATTTTCTCGCTTCATAGTTAGCTGAAGCGACAATTGCTCTTCTGGATTGTGGATTGAGTACTAACAACAATAGGTTCGGAAGCAATACTTGGATCAATAACTTGATGACAACTAGCAAAAAAAGCATTCATATCAATATAAAATATTACTTTCATCTTTTAACTTATCCTTTTTAGTTAATATAAAATCTATTTGGGGGTATTTTTAAGGGTATTAAAAGCATCATCCACTAATTTTATAACATTAATTTGTTTGCTTTGTAAA is drawn from Spiroplasma endosymbiont of Clivina fossor and contains these coding sequences:
- a CDS encoding transposase family protein: MLTVLILIQIFSHLTKLYASKIEELKKRFRRGRTNKLSLENRILMTLEYWREYRTYFHITKSYDISESSCYRNIKWIEDTLIKHPNFQQLTGQKSLLKDYFKDKTVIIDVTESQIQRPKKDKNSTTQEKRKNTQ
- a CDS encoding transposase family protein; the protein is MKTQVIIEKDSKKIISSDFSYGKNHDFKILKDSKIKFLPETTVLVDLGYQGIQKINHNVLIPKRKSKKNPLNKEEKQNNERISKMRIVIENVFAILKKFKIIF
- a CDS encoding transposase — translated: MQEVYWSHLNYEQWNLLIQISLLGQSSKTISRFIKTTLKTAWYNRQKLMKSKQLENTQLKFKKLSGKIQIDETFIKEIHKGNFKYKTDPRRIHLDPFATNTKCCIQMAIDNNNNIYVKSTNTKRLQKQWVIENMNKELINENSIITSDMQKLYFLVAKQTNSTLCVTKTTINPEASYRNLNKISKLQSSLKEALIHYHGLGFTNIQNYLNLWKWKYQHKGLTPNQQTAVLYFNV
- a CDS encoding transposase family protein; this encodes MKTQVIIEKDSKKIISSDFSYGKNHDFKILKDSKIKFLPETTVLVDLGYQGIQKINHNVLIPKRKSKKNPLNKEEKQNNERISKMRIVIENVFAILKKFKIISEKYRNRRKRFALRFNLIASIYNLQLLV
- a CDS encoding transposase family protein → MKFKKNNQISDKNFLRLTGIKHTTFNKMLEILKIEELKKRFRRGRTNKLSLENRILMTLEYWREYRTYFHIAKSYDISESSCYRNIKWIEDTLIKHPNFQQLTGQKSLLKDYFKDKTVIIDVTESQIQRPKKDKNSTTQEKRKNTQ
- a CDS encoding IS1/IS1595 family N-terminal zinc-binding domain-containing protein is translated as MEKIIQELVNTLTDDQFLEFYEKVKQQAELIKKQKRLNEIDQKFRAQGIKCPKCESYHCVKNGHNSEGKQKYLCKNCRASFDAFRNHFIY
- a CDS encoding IS1/IS1595 family N-terminal zinc-binding domain-containing protein; the encoded protein is MKKIIQELVNTLTDDQFLEFYEKVKQQAELIKKQKRLNEIDQKFRAQGIKCPKCESYHCVKNGHNSEGKQKYLCKNCRASFDAFRNHFIYWSHLNYEQWNLLIQISLLGQSSKTISRFIKTTLKTAWYNRQKLMKS